A region of the Arachis hypogaea cultivar Tifrunner chromosome 15, arahy.Tifrunner.gnm2.J5K5, whole genome shotgun sequence genome:
GGCTACTCTTTTCAAACATGtatgattttttagtttttttgcaTAAATGCCATTACAATGACACATCTTTCTATGATGCCATGTAGGAATTGACTATCTATCTGTTGCTGCATTTGATCACTTGATCCCATCTCACCTGGTTTTTCTAGAAGGCAGGGTAAGAGAAGTCCTGTCTTATTATTGTTTCAGCAATGACATGTGTTAGTTTTACTATTAGTTTATTGCCCCACCTTAGTTCTTTACAGCTTATCAGGTATCAGTAATTGGCTGTACCCAGATTGAACCTACAATGTGGATGTAgcaattgaattttttatttttattttttaattttttcattattgCCGAAGCATACTTTCCTGAATTTTAACTTCTGTCATTGCCTCCACAACAATTCCAATTAACTGTTGATCCGAACTTTCGTCAAGCATTGTTATGAGATACTAATTTTTTGCTCCGGACATATTTCACTGTTTAATTTGAAAGACTGCTCAGTGTTGTGATCAGATTAGTTTGTGCATTTGGCATTTCCCTGTATGAACAAAGATCAATATTCTTTATCTTTTGGTGGAACAAGAACTAACAGTTTACATTGCCTTAGGAAATCATTCTGGTGGAAGGCCTGAAACTTGATGATGTCCCTGCTGGAATATATTCACTGCATTGCTTACCGCTTAGGTTGGCTGGTGCTGAGGGATCACCAATACGGTGCATTCTGATCAAATAATATGGTACATGTGAATTTGAGATGATGAAACCTGTTTATTGAATTCTAACGAAAGAATTGCATTCTTCTCATAACTTGAGTCAATGGCTGATTCATAGTCAAAACTGCTGCAGGAAACAGTGGATACTGCATACCCAAATACCAGGAGATGTTGATCATCTTTGGTGTATGTTTGGAGTACGATGGGTGCAGCAACTTTAGTAGCATTACATCAATTGTAGTTTTCTTAGACATGAGTAGGTTCAAAATGCAATAAAAGCTCAGAAATGTCTATATTGAGAAAAATAGTATTAACGATTTGTGTCAAGGTGTTACAATCTTATTTGGCTTTAATATATAGAAACATGCAATGGCAATCCTTGTACAGTTTCGCTGGAGATCTTGATACCAAATAATTGGTGGCCAATGCTTAGTGCTAGTGGTGAGGTGAAACAATGTTAAATTTTATAGAAGTACATTATTatgatcccccccccccccctcctttCTCTCTTATGATTGGTGTGACCAGACAATTACCTAGTACATAGTGCTAGCTTTgtgttgtttatttattttttaaaaagtttcttGCAACCATTAAACCTTACACTAATCTCTTTCAATGGCATTATTGTTCTTCTTGGGAGTAAGATGGTTCCTTTTTATACTTCTGAATCCAATAGAAACCATTAATTTTATGCAGAATTAACGGTAGAATGTATTCCGTTGGTTACATGACATCTTGATCTTGTCATGGACACCAAGTTTTGCGTAGCTGATATTAGAGCTAAGGAATTTTAAAAGAAAGTCAGTTTAtagtttaacataaaaaatatttattattatttttttttacattcagatctaatttgtttttattatctGTAAGTATCGTATGCTTATTTCTATAAATGAAATGTTTTTTTCTGTCAAATAAAATAAACCGAATTCAAATTCGATAACTCATGGTTAGACTTGCAAGTTTGACCGAGTTTAAAAACGAGTTTGAAGTCTAGTCAATTTGATTCTACTATTTAAAAACGTAAAATTATATGATTCTACGAATTAATTTGAGAGGTTGACAACCATGCTAATATCTAGATATAAAACACCAGAAAGGAACTCAGTATTTGGAATCATTGTTGTGCTAATTGTATATAATCTCGGTTGGGTTTCTCATTATTTCCCAATTGGATGAGTTTCAAGTGACGATGAGGATAGAAGTCTTGGTTACAAAATATTACCAACAAAATCCATGATTCCAAATAAGTTGTTACCCCACCTCTtggaagaaaaaaatggaaagaattgCAATAGTTGGGAAATGATCTTGGAGATGAAATTAATTAGTTCTAAATTCTAATTGTCAACAGACTAAGAAAAACAATTCATTCTTTGTCATGTATTTGTCATATATATTTTTtcgtatttatattattatatatccaTCACAAGGTCTGCATTTGCTGACAAATTCAACAAATTACAAAAACGACTAATTTGCATCTTAGATTTTGGCCGTAACCTGCTCCTTCATTTCGAGTAAAGCATCTTCAAAGCACTTGGCAAGAAACTCTGGATCGGGAATAATGTCCTTGGCCACCTGAACTTGCATGTCTGCCCGTCCGGCATAGCTCACCATATTCAAAATGAGTGCCTGCATTATGCCAATAGAAATATCAACCATTCACAAACACAACATTAACAAAAGAAAGATACTATTCACATACTAAACACTCTTGACACTCGTATAAAAATAAGATTGTTACTAATTAattgtgtatttaaattattttttaaagaaaaaaaaatgtgtgtTTGAATGTTAAGAAAATACTGGTGTCAAACAATGTTTTCACCTTGACGGTGGAAACTCAAGTacagtcaacttcacgtgaagttgacaactgaaaatttagtcaaattattcaaatcatttaacggctctcaactatcaatttcacgtgaaggtGACTGCACTGAGTTTTCACCTTGACAAAAGAATTTAGAGGGCCGTACATGAGGCAAGGCAGAATTATTTGCCCGCAAGTATGTTACTGGATTTTCTACCATCATGATCTCTTCTTGCGGTCCGACCACGTTTGAGATTGTGAAGGTAGTGTTACAGAGAATCCGGTAATTTAGCCAGCTAGCAAACTGCATTGTATAAACAGCAAACAGTAGTACATGATAGCTGTCCCTGTAATGAGCACAAGTAGCAAAAAGAAGTAGACAAAGGGGGAGAAATTAATTAACCTTTGGACCAAGAGTTGACATTACTAAATCTCCAACTTTGTAtgagaaatgggcctccaaagacTGTTTCTTTCTGTCGATCATTGCTTTAGCTCTCTTGAGATATGCTAGAGGATCTGAATTGTTGCTTCTGTGATAATATATAGGCAGGAGAAGCATACCGAATTTGTTACCCCACCTTGCTCCTGAATTGCTTTTCATCAGATTGGATAGTTCCTGATCATTTTGATCCACCCACAATAttattatagcctgagtagcagCAACTAAATAAAGTGAAATTGGGCAGAGTAGCTAAACCTGCAGTCCTGGCTGTTTTCTCAGATTAACCATAGCTAAACCTGTTAGCTGAATCCCCTCTTGCACCCCTTACAGAAAGGAACTTTTTAATTAGTTGTCATTGTGTACAATCGTACCTTTGATTGTTGTTGGATTCTATCTTCAAGATAAGAatacaaaaatagaaagaagatAGGTTTTAGAGAGATTCTAGTTTCTTTCATgagattctattttttatttactatccCTATATAACCAAATGAAGTTCTATCTGGAATGTCTGTGTATTTCTATCTAAAAGCAGTGGaatatgaaaaaggaaacatgttgaaatttgaaaataGTTGTTTAAACAATTATACAAATGACTTGTACCATTGGGTGCTCGGAAATCCAAGTATCTTGATATCCCAGATGATATAACAGCAAATAGAACATCATTTATGGTCTGCAAAACAGCAAGTGCTCGAAATATTATATCTGAATGTTCATACTGGTCatatacataataaatttatggTTCATTGGTTATTATGGGTGTTGACAAACACTGCATTATCTCATATTCCCAGTCCCCTGTTCAAATCATTCATCCAATagtaaaatctttaagtttgcaCATTTTTGTGACGATCCTTACTCTTTTCCGCTATTTAGGCTCTGTATCAACCATGTTATGTTCCATAAACACTGGTTTTAGCTGTCCATTATAGACTGAATATAAATTCAATCCGAATTCAAATATATTCGATCATCCAAAACAAGTTTACTATCCCTTTAAAGTGAATGAATCCATATTCAAAGTCCAAAAACATGAGCACAATATTCAGCTATCATACAGGTCACTTAAGGTTTGACTGTTAAGTTAGTCTGTTACCACGCCAGGGAGTTGTTAAAACTTAAACGGAAATGTTTGGTAAAAAAACAAATTAGCAAAAAATAGTCCAAACTTTCTTTATtacaacaattaatgaatattaaataaaataaattttaactgatTTTTTATCTCTGTAGCATTACCAAACTTAACATACtgttattttttaagaatttagatcttctaaattttagttttttattttaaaagataaagtgagatctctcatcattaaataatgtttttttctcatattttctCTGAACTCCGCCTATAAAATAAGGGGAATACTCACATGATGACATCTTTATATGAAGATATGACATTGTAAACCCTTAGATAATTAATCAAACATATTTAGTTAAACATATCAACTCATCTAATGATTCACAATGGTATCTTCATGTGAAGATATCATTATAGGAGTATCCACCATGAAATAAATGGtaataaatcatattttattctctaaaatgaAATTCAATGATCTAAATCTATTTCTTAAAATTTGTGTATAAtataattaagatttaaaatttaaactttagaatttaaaaatgGTTGCACTTCTTAACTTTTCCAAAACACATTAgcatttactaattttttatcacaaaatttttaaattagagaGATCTAACCAAAAAAGGATTGTAATaaaaacttgattgaaaattttaaacaacAAATACTAGATTAGCAttttttgtataatataataatttgattaaagatttttaaattataaaagttagaATTAGATTAATAAGATTATAGAGAACTTcataataatatttgatattttttttttgcaaattgtAATGGCTtgcttataaatttaaaaaattattaaaaaattaataaaatgataGAATTGTTCATAATAATTACACCTATTAACTAATATCTAAACCAGGAATAAGTAAAACGATAATAGTTATAAAATGATCAGTTTCTGCTTATTCTAAGTTTTTAAAAAAGTTGCTTGAACTTCAGTACTTATAAGCTATTTCCTAGCTTAGAGTTAACAGATTTCAAGTATAATCCACCTTCATATTTTATCCAAACATATTTAATCTTTAGTCAAACCGAGAAACAATTTTATAAGTTCGTTTAATTTTTCgataaatttttgttttccgaaaaAGAATTATTTTGTTGCTGTCATGCCTAAACTTTGGCGGCGGGGCAGAGTCAGATAATCAACACAGGTAATGTAATTCAAAATTATTATGGGCCATAAAAATTcagtcattatatttttattatttatatattattttttaattttaaaaattaatatttttttaataaattctaattaatatttgACTTTCAACATTctattgcatttgaatttttgtttgaacttatataaaaacatattaatattaactaataagtaataacttaAAATAATGAAATATGTTAGCCTTATAATACTATTATTTTATCTTTACACATATTATACCATAAATAATAGATTAAAGATTAGAATGATTCAtaagtaactttttttttgtatttttattttgtaaaaaattatagtattaatatttgatataatttttaaaattaaattataattttttaaaaagttatttaaatacttatgaacaaattaaaaaaaataaattctcttttaataaatttttttaattatttttcttttaaaataaatttttttaaaattaaaaaatgaaatataaataatttatttataaattatttttaatatatatatttattgtttaattttaaaaaaaattaattaaattatttattcaaactGAAGTTAAGAATTGTTAAAGGACTATTTTTTAATGGAAAACTCAGTTGAATCTTGAATGTAATTATCTAATCCATCCCATATCTTTGGGACAAGTCTGCAAAAGTGTTTGTTTCAAAAATTGGGGAAGCATGGCATGTGATTGGGCTTCTATATTTAGATAAATGATTTTAACAAGTTATCGGTTATCACAATTGGGTAGTTTTCAATAAGAAGCATATGTAGGAATTAATATGGATTTCTTTTTGGGTGTCTAAagcaattaataatttaatatggaTTAATTTAGTTATATTAGTAGTTTGAAGGATataaaggaaaggaaaggaaaggaaataattattgtttaattttaccgCAGTGGGAACAGCCGTCTTGACGGTCTTCATATCTTGGAGGGAAAAGGAGGCAGTAGCAATCTTCCTGGGCCACAACTCAACGCCGGCGCCGCCGCTGAGCGGAGTTTTGCGGTCACGAACACACAGACACCGAAGGATGAACTCTAGGGCAAAGACCAAGCAAAACCAGAGGGTAACCGCAAGATTCCAAAGAATATTCGGCCAGGTGGTGTTGCGAGAgcgagaggaagaagaagaggctaTGGTGGGGACAGAGTGTGGATCGTGGAGCTTCCTACAGCAGGCGAGGAGCATAGACATCAAGGAGATACCGTCGCCAAGGGAGTGGTGGATTCGGAAGATGGCGCAATTGTGAGCCATCAGGATGTGGAGTTCCCACAAGGGTTTCTCCATGCTGAGTCCCTCCGTTGACAAATCGGCAAGATAGGAGTTGACGGCGGAGTCGTGGTCGGCGTCGGAGAGAGGGCGGTCGATGATGAGGACGTGGCGCTCGATGTCAACTTGGGTGGGGCGCCAGTGCTCCCTGCCGCGGTGGTCGCGGACCAGGAGACTGGTGAACCGCGGGTGTTGGAGCATGGCGGACTTCCGGAGCTCAGATTTGACGGAGTCGATGTCGAAAGGGTTCTTGGTTCCAACTACGCAGTGGATTATTTGCCTCATCTCCGGTTGCGCGAACAGCCTCCCCGCCGGTGttagaggttcatcctcccattCATTACTACTCTCTCTTCCCATCTCTCTCTTCCCTgctcctcttctcttctcttgctCCTTTGACCTTTAATATCTCTCTAGTCTTTACCTTGCAGATAACCatgctaataataaataattaaattttagcaAAAAATTCGACTCACAGCATAATTATTAACAACACTTTTTGAGGTCGACAAGAGTTAGCTAgagtcaaagaaaaaaaaaattaggctaAAAATGTACAAATAACACATGGAAAATAGATTTGAGATAATTAAACttgtagaataaataaaataaaaatgtgagtAAGAGATCAACAACTATTTATTATAGTAtagctttatttttttataaataaaaaagtcaAAGAATTTCAAATGAACTTTTATTTAACACTTCAAATTATACTAAATTTTTACAAATTTTCAGTCACATTGACATAAAAAAAATCGTAAAATACTAGTGCATATGAGTATTTGaagttaatttattttgttattttctttgaaGCAttatctttttctcatttttttatttttagttttttcttatttttaattttcttctttgtttattAGTCTTTTGtccaattttgtttatttattacatctttatttaaaaatattttggtagcTAGCGTTCTTTAAGTTTCTTTTAATATAAAGTTCTGATTCATTTGTATTCACATCATTTTATTGTTTGTAAAACTAGTTTCTGACATTACAATTACTAACTCTCCATTCGAACTCACTTTTTTAAGAAGAGACGTATCTGCTttttaaattgagattttgaataCAAATTTGATTAACCTCGTGTGTTAAAATTAAACCAAAATCAAACGAAACGAATTAGCACGTTCGGTAAAGTCTTAGTATCAAATTTTGCATGCAATTATGGAGTAAAAAGTTAATAAGTATATCTAATAGAATTTACATTTCGACTGATCCATCAAATAATGACACTAGACAAACTAAAAAATATCACGAGAGGTTTAGAGGGTGAATCAACCTCTCCAATAGTcaatgtgagtagaagaataattCCCATAGTTATTACAAAAGGAATTCCCTCGACTACCTTTACTACATGGCATATGTATAGGTTACAATTGAATTATTCTGCattttatgaaaattaaaatattgtagaTTGGGGAGGAGGAGCAACAATAAGATATAACCCTTTGTCTCCTCGAAGATGCCCTCCATATGGATACACAAAGTGGTGATTATAATCCTAATGTATTTAATTACAATGCTTATTATCACTTGATGACTAATCCTCTATATTTAGGGTAAGTACCTATGTCTATATAGTCTAAGATTGTATTTACTCAAATAAATTTTCATATTCTTTTGTTAGTTTGAAATCTAAAAAAAAccattaaaataagataaatatacAATTGAATATACAATATTTTATCTTGAttcttgtaaaataataaaataacatttatcTAAAATCTTTACTTGGtacaatcaattttttttaaagaaaaatcttTGTtacatgtcaaaaaaaaaaaaatcataatatcgTTTAAATATTTATCAAATACTTCATAATAATGATGACAATCAGATGAATTCTTATTCTACCTTATCTTATTCCACCTAATAATAACCTATATAGAATTACCTTGCTCTTAACCATATGTACTCGCCCTgtcttataattattaaaatccaacgACTAaacttaaatttcaaaaattatataaccatgatgatatatttataaattaaacttaaaaaaatgatACAAACAATATTGTTAAtcattttattaagttttttttacgtgttttatatatattatatattaaaattatatattatatatatattttctcacAGTTTGCCGCATTACTAGGCGAATTGTATGTGTACATTTAGTTCGTCACGGGGTgaattaggggtggcaaagcgggccggcCCGTCCCAACCCGCCCCGCCTAGGCCCGCCACATAAACGGGGCGAACCGACCcgccccgccaactaaaatgggttcaaaatgctagcccgtccccctttatggcggattggcggattggcgggctagcccgcttgactctttttttttttttgaaaaataaaattcattaaaattaaccaaaaaataataattaaaaaatcaaatacaaataaaaactagtcaaattataatataattttttacttttttttatttttaacttcaataaaattgttcaaaataatatttgtcaatagaattatctttattttaaaaaataagtcacataatttgagcatatatacgaaattgtaaaataaaataaataaagttaataactcaaaaaagaataaaaaaataaaagaaagtgtttaaaaattctataattattaattttataatagtaatcactgttttatttaattaaaaaaataaaaatctttgtcCCGGCGGACCGGCTcaccccgccccgccaaaacccgccaatttggcggtgcgggtttggcgGGCTCCAATTACTAGCCCGACCCGCTTTTTTAACGGGTTTAGCGGATCGACCCGACGGGCTCGATCCGTTTTGCCACCCATAGGGTGAATTGGcacaaataaaaaatgtaaaccccgttaaattagtaaataattagtcaataaattaatttttaataaaaaaattagaaatatgaatattatattaaattataatagagctcatcaaaacaaaaattttgacactaattttaagaaATTCAGCCCAAGATTGGATCGAACAGACCGGACCAGTTGAACCGGGCCCAACCGGACCAACCTTTAAATGAGCCAAAGCTCATTTCCTC
Encoded here:
- the LOC112749953 gene encoding wax ester synthase/diacylglycerol acyltransferase 11 isoform X2 is translated as MGRESSNEWEDEPLTPAGRLFAQPEMRQIIHCVVGTKNPFDIDSVKSELRKSAMLQHPRFTSLLVRDHRGREHWRPTQVDIERHVLIIDRPLSDADHDSAVNSYLADLSTEGLSMEKPLWELHILMAHNCAIFRIHHSLGDGISLMSMLLACCRKLHDPHSVPTIASSSSSRSRNTTWPNILWNLAVTLWFCLVFALEFILRCLCVRDRKTPLSGGAGVELWPRKIATASFSLQDMKTVKTAVPTATINDVLFAVISSGISRYLDFRAPNGVQEGIQLTGLAMVNLRKQPGLQELSNLMKSNSGARWGNKFGMLLLPIYYHRSNNSDPLAYLKRAKAMIDRKKQSLEAHFSYKVGDLVMSTLGPKFASWLNYRILCNTTFTISNVVGPQEEIMMVENPVTYLRANNSALPHVRPSKFFCQGTHFEYGELCRTGRHASSGGQGHYSRSRVSCQVL
- the LOC112749953 gene encoding wax ester synthase/diacylglycerol acyltransferase 11 isoform X1; the protein is MGRESSNEWEDEPLTPAGRLFAQPEMRQIIHCVVGTKNPFDIDSVKSELRKSAMLQHPRFTSLLVRDHRGREHWRPTQVDIERHVLIIDRPLSDADHDSAVNSYLADLSTEGLSMEKPLWELHILMAHNCAIFRIHHSLGDGISLMSMLLACCRKLHDPHSVPTIASSSSSRSRNTTWPNILWNLAVTLWFCLVFALEFILRCLCVRDRKTPLSGGAGVELWPRKIATASFSLQDMKTVKTAVPTATINDVLFAVISSGISRYLDFRAPNGVQEGIQLTGLAMVNLRKQPGLQELSNLMKSNSGARWGNKFGMLLLPIYYHRSNNSDPLAYLKRAKAMIDRKKQSLEAHFSYKVGDLVMSTLGPKFASWLNYRILCNTTFTISNVVGPQEEIMMVENPVTYLRANNSALPHALILNMVSYAGRADMQVQVAKDIIPDPEFLAKCFEDALLEMKEQVTAKI